GAAAAACATGACCAAGCTGAGAGAATTATAAAGTATGAAAAAAACATAGTAAATGCCTAATATAAGCACAGGGGAAGCATTggaaactgcacatttaaaaagTATTCTTTAGGTGAAAAGTGTCAAGTATTAAGAGAGATGGACAGGATACAGGCTGTCTATTTGACAGTTTCTCAAACTACCATATCAATTTGGCGGATAAGAGCTGGCCGGATTTCAAGCTCAAGCATCCAGTCTCCTTTCAGAATTTTCTGATGGTATTCCTCCAGTTTCAGGTGCTTTTCCAGATTCTGAACCTGGGCAGCCGTTTCCCGGTACTTCTGGTTCAGCATCTCCTCTTCTTCCACGTCTCTTGCCTCCCACTCTGCCCTGTGCAGGAGGAGGTCCATTTCATTCCTCTTCTCCCCTAACATAAATTGAAAGGTCTGGATCCTCTGTGAGACCTCCCTAATCTTTTTCTCCAAAGCCATAGATCTTTTGTCCCTCCAGGCCAACATCATCAGCTCCATTCTGCTGTCCCTGAGCTTGGCTCTGATCTCCCCCATCCTTTCTCCTTGACTCTCCCAGCTAGCTGTTTGAAGGAGTCCAGATGTCACCTGTATGTTTTCCATTCTTTCTGAGTCAAGGCTTTTAAAACTTTCTGATCCTGCTTGAAAGTTGCAATGAGTAGAGAGCTTCTGGGGAACCCTGTCACTGTATTTCCTCTGGTGGTGATCCAGCCATTGAGTTGCAAGATTGCAGGCCAAAAGACTCTTGTAGAAGACATCTGGCACCAGTCGGAGGACCTTTTCAAAGCACTGAGTTCCCCAAAGTCCATGAGGAACACTCTGAGGGCTAAAGTTCTCTGCTCTGATGGGTCCAGGAGCTAGAAGCAAAGCCCACTTCCGCCTAATGCTAAAAAGCTCATTGGCCACTTCAGTAATTGACTCCATGGtcgactctctctgtctcttatgGCCAGACATGGGCAAGGACCCCTGAAGAGAAGATAAGGAGGAATCTGAAGAAGATGCAAATGAAGTGTCTAGTGCCACCTCTTCCTCATTGACATAAAGATTCTCACAAAGAGGGATAACTAGTTTTTCATCGAAAGTTTCTTTTAGCTTCCCAAGGTGACCCAGATATGAAAAGAACCAGGAAATGTAACCGTCAATGTCGGCACTCCTGTCATTAAAGGTCAATTTTACCACGCTTTGCTCTGTGGATTTCTGTGCCCTGGCTAGATGCTGGATAGTGTCCAGGCTCTCTATCTCTCCATGATGGCCCTCTGTGAGTAAAGCCAGTACACTTTTCAGAGTGTCAAGGTCAAAGGCAGCCTTGCAGTCCTGCACATGTCTCTCAAAGGAATGGACTTCTGTCCGGAGGCTGGAGTAGAGCTGTTCCATGCTGCTCACCGTACAAAAACGTCCTAAGACAACAAGAgatatggtataaaaaaaaactagctcAGAACAACATCCCTCTGTTTCTCAGCATGTTAAGTCTGAAAGAGGCAGGAACTGGTGATTATTAGAAGAAGACAAACACTTTAGGTCTTAATCATTATCTCTACACACCTAAAGCACAGACTCCAAAACCTGTATATGAAGAGAACTACTTTCATACTGCTGATACAGCCTCCACACCTGTTGCGGGACACCACTGTCAGGGAAGGTGGAGCATCCTATTGCCTCTCCACTGTACCAGTTCCactgtacggtgtccatattaggacatcgtcatttctcacgtctcagcgtcagttatcaggaatttctttgtcatggatcatttagtttgtcgatcagtcgtcatttctcaatcattttttctgttatccctcatgtgttttttatgtcagccattatttgtatcaggtattatttgtattttgtgtctgtcgtcactcgaatttcgagtcatggaaaacctctgtcactcaaatttcgagtcatggaaaacctctgtcaatgaaattctctgtcaaccatCAGACAGCATGTTTTCTGGGACTTAACGTAACAGCCAATCACATTTCTAAATTTGCATATCCTATGATTTCATTAGCTACCGcgaatgtcaatcaactgaaaacaaaaaactgGACCCATAATTGTACTAATAATTGTCTTTGtcatcttttttatgttttcagctcttaaactaGTGGAGATTGTTTAGATAagtggtagcagtgtggagtagtggttggggctctggactcttgcccggagggttgtgggttcaatccccagtgggggacactgctgttgtacccttgagcaaggtactttacctagattgctccagtaataacccaactgtataaatgggtaattgtatgtaaaaataatgtgatatctgtataatgtgatatgttgtaacaattgtaagttgccctggataagggcgtctgctaagaaataaataataataataataataataataataagtgttcaATCCCATAACTGTCAAGGCAGTAGTTGTGAAGCACTGTTTTAAATTCCAGCaatacatttcattattattatttatttcttagcagacgccctccttatccagggcgacttacagtcgtaaacaaaaatatatttcaagaatacTTTTACAGTCATATATAGTATTAAAATATGCTTTCGTAATGGCTTCAGTGAGTCTTGCAATTTCTTTATGGGTGTATCCTAATGACACTTAAGGAATAAAGTGCGTTATTTTGCGTTTTATTTGTTCACGTAGCAATACTAAAATTTACTTaaagttgttggttttttttgtcttcatatttttcatttacatttttcagttgattgacattcACAGTAGCTAATGAAATCATAGGATATGCAAACTTGATTGGCTGTTATGTTAAGTTccagaaaaaatgctgtctgatggttgacagagaatttcattgacagaggttttccatgactcgaaattcgagtgacgacagacacaaaatacaaatgatacctgatacaaataatggctgactgtgacagtctggctcgcagtggtgtggtggatgacgtcacggaccaggaagtaactgactccaaaacagtggatcggcgggtgaaaccgagtgcaaaagcactcagcgtatttaataataaacaaactaaagatttaaacaaaatacaaacaaaagggcacgagggccaaacgaataaataaacaaacaagtaagtgccgtgctggataatccagcacgtattagcaattgttttttaaatgttattccttctctccgctctccgtactctctactccaacaccccaaccccgagtgcagagagctgctggtttatatactctggccgagggatttaactagttggtaattatcttattatccctcggccagagtctgcacgcgtttggtaaggatgcatgactgtcagctatttaaataatcagtagctgatcagccatgcatcctcacggggtttttaaataataataaaagacgcggcgcttttacccgcaccgcaaacaaaaatacaaataataataaataggggcgggacactccgccacacatgcccccccttgtgcgcagcacacatggccccaacggccacctcccccctcagtcttaaagtcccggaagagggggaagcaagttacttctggggggtggccatggtggaatctctggcacccccccattcttcgtggccggcagctccctcttccggggctcccgccacactctatccttccgcaaaagtgcggctgggggagctggtctcctgacctctccccccttcttcatggccggcagttcccctccgtggggctccgaccacatgatctccagccgtgaaagtgcggctgggggagctggtctcctgacctccccccctttcttcatttctggcagctccctttcatggagctccggccatcgtgtagcgaccccaggcgaagcaggatccctggcgaccccaggtgaagtcggaccctcggcgaccccaggcgaagcaggatccccggcgaccctaggcgaagccggaccctcgacgaccccaggcgaagcaggatccctggcgaccccaggcaaagcaggatccccggcgaccctaggcgaagccggaccctcgacgaccccaggcgaagcaggatccctggcgaccccaggcgacggcagcagcagcggaccctcggaaggcgacggcagcagcagcggaccctcggaaggcgacggcagcagcagcggaccctcggaaggcgacggcagcagcagcggaccctcggaaggcgacggcagcagcagcggaccctcggaaggtgacggcagcagcagcggaccctcggaaggcgacggcagccgcagcggaccctcggaaggcgacggcagccgcagcggaccctcggaaggcgacggcagctgcagcggaccctcggaaggcgacggcagccgcagcggaccctcggaaggcgacggcagccgcagtggaccctcgggaggcgaactcgggaggggagcccctggccatggaggcggcagcgggagctccacttctccctcgtaccctgtgtcctgtggagaacaaaaggcagccccaggtgatgcagaacagccatccccaggcaatggcgatggtgggaggggaaagcagtcctcccacagcggttgaggcagaaccagcaggcattcaccctctgctggtggaggtgggaggggcaagcagtcctcccacgacggtggaggcggaaccagcaggcattcaccctctgctggtggaggtgggaggggcaagcagtcctcccacgacggtggaggcggaaccagcaggcattcaccctctgctggtggaggtgggaggggcaagcagtcctcccacgacggttgaggcagaaccagcaggcattcaccctctgctggtggaggtgggaggggcaagcagtcctcccacgacggtggaggcggaaccagcaggcattcaccctctgctggtggaggtgggaggggcaagcagtcctcccacgacggtggatgtggaaccagcaggcattcaccctctgctggtggaggtgggaggtgcaagcagtcctcccacgacggtggaggcggaaccagcaggcattcaccctctgctggtggaggtggcggaggcagaggcagctcttgctgctctgctcctggtgatggtggagacagaagcagctcctgctgctctgctcctggtgctggtggagacagaggcagctcctgctgctctgctcctggtggtggtggaggcagaggcggtggggcggatgctggccactcagagggaggctgtggcggtgctggctccctctgctgtggcggctgggctggtgtgtgccgtgctcccttcagcagcataaatagaggctgctggggaacaccagcatcctgcccttctcccccccagaaaaattcagggggttgagcctgtaactcctccccttctggctcttgggactgcagcttgggtcctaaggctgtggaagcgcagacttccccctcttgggctatggacgcaccgactcccccctctttgggctgtggacgcaccgactcctccctcttgggctgtggacgcaccgactcctccctcttgggctgtggacgcaccgactcccccctcttgggcgtaggacgttcgggctccccccactcgggcgtaggacgttcgggctcctcccactcgggcgtaggacgttcgggctcctcccactcgggcgtaggacgttcgggctcctcccactcgggcgtaggacgttcgggctcctcccactcgggcgtaggacgttcgggctcctcccactcgggctgtggaggcgaaaccagcaggcattctccctctgctggtggagacggtagcgatggctcctctccctctgatgctggagacggtagcgatggctcctctccctctgatgctggagacggtagcgatggctcctctccctctgatgctggagacggtagcgatggctcctctccctctgctggtggagacggtagcgatggctcctctccctttggtgctggagatggcagcagcagggtctctcccatatccgcagccaggtagttgagcaccatggctgcgatgtctgggagggatgctgggtggtgttgctgttcccaggcctcccagcgctccccatctcttgcccacaggaggttgatcactgcagggagggcttcctcataatccctccccggctccaccagccagtcccagactccctcagaggagagtgcattcgtcctctttggaggatgcaggtcctccctcactggacgctctggctcctctttctcctgccatggagggggttggtcgggtgctatgtgacccacctccccaacagcgaagcaccactcctcacctttcaagcaggtggggcagacgtccagcatggttgagctacagtgggacctgcgaccggccccacgctgctgtagctgctgcttcctccgtccgcttcttcccatatttttttttttttttttttttttcccccaaaaaacactttgaaaaaaaaacgaacaaaaaaacgagcttttctttcctggtccggctattggaggcgtttgttttatcccaccgctgccaccatatgtgacagtctggctcgcagtggtgtggtggataacgtcacggaccaggaagtaactgactccaaaacagtggatcggcgggtgaaaccgagtgcaaaagcactcagcgtatttaataataaacaaactaaagatttaaacaaaatacaaacaaaagggcacgagggccaaacgaataaataaacaaacaagtaagtgccgtgctggataatccagcacgtattagcaattgttttttaaatgttattccttcccTCCGCTctccgtactctctactccaacaccccaaccccgagtgcagagagctgctggtttatatactctggccgagggatttaactagttggtaattatcttattatccctcggccagagtctgcacgcgtttggtaaggatgcatgactgtcagctatttaaataatcagtagctgatcagccatgcatcctcacggggtttttaaataataataaaagacgcggcgcttttacccgcaccgcaaacaaaaatacaaataataataaataggggcgggacactccgccacactgacataaaaaacacatgaggaatgacagaaaaaatgattgagaaatgacgactgatctaaatgatccatgacaaagtCCTGATAACGGACGCTGAGACGTGAGAATtgacgatgtcctaatatggacaccgcaCCACTGTGCCAAGAATCAAAAAAGGTTCTGGTATATACTGATAAACAATGAGAAGTTGTATTACGTATCCAAGCATTTACTTCTGGGGTTTTTATTATCAGAATGTGAAGAAAAGCACCATGATGATATGCTGTAAACAGGGTGATTAGAAATAGTTGTATGGTGATATGGTggattgatgtggtaaacttactttctaatcaacCTGTATAGTCCCCACCATACTGAAAattctacagcaaaaaaaaaagttatttgcagGGGAACAAAGTAAAGTCTTATCTGTGTGTCTCATGTAGATCTAAGCTTTCTAGTTTAATTTGAAAGCAGGAAATTCAGCGTGCATTCACATTTATTTATAAGCCCACACCTGTGACTTGAGAGATTTATTAGacctttatttgttttcttatctTCCCAGTTCACTTAAAATACCTTTCAGTATTGCTTCATGATTATGTGGCAGCTTCGGGTAACTCCGATCTCTCCTGAAACTTGATGGCTTTACATTggcattttcattattttctggaTAGGCCCACCTATCAGTTCTTATTCACTGTGCTACTATTGCCCCTTTTTATAGAGCAATTTCATTGCCAAGCCCCATTGACATTGAAAATCATTAGTTAGGTGCTCTTTCACCCAAAGTGCTCACAAGAGTGCAGTTTAATATACCTGTAGGTATTATACATTAGCTATCACAGTATTTAGCCATATCAAAATGAGAAGCTGTTTTGACCCCCAGCTGGTTTTTACCCACAAGACTAAAATTAATTCTCCAATCTCTAGGGATTGAATAGACTCATAAACATGTGTGAACGTCATCTTCAAAACAATACTTAACAGATAAAATGTGATCCACTGAGTGAGATCAGACATCTAGACAAAGAAACACACATAAAACTTACCGCAGCTACACAGGTAAATAACTTGCAGTTTCCTAGAGTTGTTGAAAAATCCATTCAATTACAATTGTTCATCAAAGTTCAGACATGCTTCCAGTTTCCATTGTTAGCAGACAGACATTCTCAAATTCAGGAGAATTCTGAATgtgaaattataataattataattttaaatgttttgatatTTTCTGAACCTTCACTACTAGTTTTTCTAAAGCAATATATTTAATTTCCAGCCAGCTTTTACAGTTATTAATTTCTACCATGATTTTGaactaaagtatttatttatgttatccATGATGTTTCAATATAATTACTGTCTATGTCTAAAACAGACCTCCAGCAGTGCTTTCATAACATTTAGCACACCAACCTAAGTTATCTGCCCTAACTTGCTAGGTGAGTGCATTGCAGGGCCCAAGCTTTGGGAGATACAAACTTTGCTCTCCACGGTAACCACATGTTCTGACTTGCATTACATAAGCAATAAAGCCTTCTATCATCATCAGCTTTTTCCAACACAAACACCTGCCTGTCAGTCAAATAATACAGCAAGTTTACTGTAGCAGAAACTTCAAACATATTACGGGAAGTCGATATCTTCTGGGTCCTAGAGTAGCTAGCTACTGTATATATCAACTGTGGCTTTGTTTATAGtagacaaaaataacaaaaatatgctGTAGTTGTAACTTTGTAATATGATAAAATCGATTTACCTGCTTTTTTTTAGGAGGTTTTACAACAAACTTGTCTGTGTCAAGAGGTGGGCgtcattgtattttaattcagatggGGTTATGCTAATAATTCTGAAGTCAGGCATTGCCTTTAAGTGGTAAAAGTAatgaatattaaaattaaaaacatttgggATATAaggtatagtaaaataaatataagtaCAATATAAAAGACTTCTATTTGTTCCTGCTCACCAAATTGTCTGTACTAGTTAAATAAATCCTGATGATTTTATATGTGACTATCACAAATATTTTCTCAGGGGGACACCCAAATGTAATTTTCTATGTTTTTCCCACAAAGTTACAGGGCGACGGGGGCCATATATCTCCCTCTTGCCAATTGCTGCCCCTTGGCAGTTCTGTCAACACTGGGTCGGTTTCTATTAGCTGATTGATCTAGTTGACACTTAAGAATCCCTATGACTCGGTAGCACCATGGcatggtaacccattccataaacTTACCACTCCCTGTGTAAAAAGTCTCTGACCCTCGTGAACTGTCTGTCTCCACTCAGTTTCCAGCTGTGTTCCCTTCAGGCTTCTTTATCAATATCGATGCACCTGGAACAGGAATTACCTTGTCCGTCATTAGGTTTCCTCACTATCCTCCCAGCGAGGCTTGTTAAGGCTCCAGTGAGGCTCGTGAAGCACCACCATTGTATGTAGAGTTCACAATGAAGCAGTTATGGTCTTTGTACCTTCCTTAATGCTACAATAGCACCTTATTGTAGAAATATACATTGCTGCTGTAAATCCACTGCCCATCAAAATTGTGCAGCCTATACATCAAACCAAGTCCACTTTATCTCTTTTGATTTGATTGCAATTGATTGGAAGCTCAGATTGCATTACATTTATTATTCTGGAGAAGACAAGCCCAGGGGATGTATTAAACATTACATAGATTAATGTTTAATTATATCATGtcatttttgtgtttcttttttcctgGTATTCTTTCTgcacctttttatatattttattttaaatgacttaCATTTTCTTCTGGTATATGCCTCCTTTTGTTTCATTTTCTATGAATTCTTGATTTGTGTGTAATTAAAAATAGGTACTGTGATTGCGTAATTTTAGAAGCGACTGCATATGTCCCTCTTCTGTTAGTATTCCCTTCCTGATTAAACGCTAGCTCTTTTCTTCAGAGTGGAACGTCTTTACTAAGGATAATCGTACCAAATGCAATGCATCAAACCCCTCCAGATAATCTGCAGGTAGGATTTAAGGTAGGTTCTGCCCTCTAAGAACTTGTTAAACAAGGTACTCAGTGTATCATGTGCTGTACTAACTAGAGTAACATCTTACTCTCTGGTCATTTTCCCACTCATCTTCCTGAAGAAGAAATTATCTATTTAATCTGAGGTTCTGTACTAAAATTAGGGAACAGCTGATCTAAACTTTGGTCACTATGTTTTCAGTTAGTACGAAGATATGAAGATCTAGTTTGTTGAAACTGGCCAGTTGTGTTTCTTACTCTATATTGTCATTAACAAGTCTCTGCTTTTCCAATGGCTATGCATGAGTTTCTTCATGAGAAATGAAGACATGCCACAGAAGTGCAGTATTGAAATATCTGGAAGGAGTAATTGGTAAATGAAGTTCATGGCtatctttgaaaaaaatatataccattgaaaaataaaatacatgtttaccataatgtgtgtgtctttttatagGAAAATTATGCATGTTAGGTAAGATTTACCAGAATTActttgttagctctgtgtactttaaAGCCTTGATGAGCACTACTTTAATACTGCAGTTTCAAGTGCTGCTGTTTTTGCCAATGCACTTCCACAGTACTTTTCCCTGAGGAGCACTTACAATAGTGGTATTTGTTCCAATGGAATTAGCATTAGAACATAAACATCTAAAAGTAGATTTCTCTTCTTGTTAACTGATCTGATGAATTGAATCTCTGGTCCTTCGGTGCTTCAGTCAATATTTATAGCGCTAATTGATCCCTTAAACAGAATTTGACTGTACTTAAGACTGGTCtgataaacatatttaaaataaggtTGGCATACACATTGAAATATAGGAAAATGATGCTGTCCTGGTTTTCTTCTCAGTTAATTGAAAAGGTAAATATTTCTTCAAAATGAGGCACTTGTTTAGAACGAAGTAGCTCTCTCAATATAGTAACATTTGAGAAGGTACTAAACAGGGTCTGCCATATACTTTATTATGGACATTTTATTATGGCTGATGAATGAGGAGTTTACAACCTTACTCCATCATACCAGTGCCCTCCTATAAATAAGGTTCCTCACAGTAA
The Acipenser ruthenus chromosome 10, fAciRut3.2 maternal haplotype, whole genome shotgun sequence DNA segment above includes these coding regions:
- the LOC131738171 gene encoding uncharacterized protein LOC131738171 encodes the protein MEQLYSSLRTEVHSFERHVQDCKAAFDLDTLKSVLALLTEGHHGEIESLDTIQHLARAQKSTEQSVVKLTFNDRSADIDGYISWFFSYLGHLGKLKETFDEKLVIPLCENLYVNEEEVALDTSFASSSDSSLSSLQGSLPMSGHKRQRESTMESITEVANELFSIRRKWALLLAPGPIRAENFSPQSVPHGLWGTQCFEKVLRLVPDVFYKSLLACNLATQWLDHHQRKYSDRVPQKLSTHCNFQAGSESFKSLDSERMENIQVTSGLLQTASWESQGERMGEIRAKLRDSRMELMMLAWRDKRSMALEKKIREVSQRIQTFQFMLGEKRNEMDLLLHRAEWEARDVEEEEMLNQKYRETAAQVQNLEKHLKLEEYHQKILKGDWMLELEIRPALIRQIDMIQDRCKEHEEKLKAKEGLEIHPELVQGSNFPSPDTISIISSSSNVFSLK